One window of Rubrivirga sp. SAORIC476 genomic DNA carries:
- a CDS encoding TerB family tellurite resistance protein, with translation MFLHELRPEQRRAFLVLARQVIDADNRLAIQEVERLDRFYIEAGLGAETAAAPNVVGDVNLLFGSDRSRVVVLLNLLQIAYADGVLHPSETAAIRSVAAQLQVDAGTFSAVLDWAARYQALVVEAQTLGTEVGAP, from the coding sequence ATGTTTCTCCACGAACTCCGCCCCGAGCAGCGCCGCGCCTTCCTGGTCCTCGCGCGGCAGGTCATCGACGCCGACAACCGGCTCGCCATCCAGGAGGTCGAGCGCCTCGACCGGTTCTACATCGAGGCGGGCCTCGGCGCCGAGACCGCGGCCGCGCCCAACGTCGTCGGCGACGTAAACCTGCTCTTTGGATCCGACCGGTCTCGCGTCGTGGTGCTCCTCAACCTGCTGCAGATCGCCTACGCGGATGGGGTGCTGCACCCGAGCGAGACGGCGGCCATCCGGTCGGTCGCCGCTCAGCTTCAGGTGGACGCAGGGACGTTCTCGGCCGTGCTGGACTGGGCGGCGCGGTACCAGGCGCTCGTGGTGGAGGCCCAGACGCTCGGCACCGAGGTCGGGGCGCCGTAG
- a CDS encoding mechanosensitive ion channel family protein — MQADSLSADTTGAPGVTEAASGIVAKLIGWFEAFILLLPNLVLAVLIVVAGAFLARIVRRVVTSVLERTTGHAPQAKNVVGLMATLAYVAVLAAGTFIALTVLDLDGLVTTLLAGAGVVGLALGFAFQDIASNFIAGVLMAIRNPFVVGEIIETSGFTGTVREITLRSTIIDTFQGQKVILPNAKVYGDPIVNHSARGERRIDLACGVGYGDDLGHAQRVAVQAVEGLSMRKEGKPVQLYYTEFGDSSVNFTVRFWVSFQRQTDYLEAQSEAIKAVKGAFDRSGVTIPFPIRTLDFDPNGGVDLRAVLKGTGGALGDGEA; from the coding sequence ATGCAAGCCGACTCTCTCTCTGCCGACACCACCGGGGCGCCCGGCGTCACCGAAGCCGCTTCCGGGATCGTCGCCAAGCTCATCGGGTGGTTCGAGGCCTTCATCCTGCTGCTGCCGAACCTCGTGCTGGCGGTCCTGATCGTAGTCGCGGGCGCGTTCCTCGCGCGGATCGTGCGGCGGGTGGTGACGAGCGTCCTGGAGCGGACCACCGGCCATGCGCCGCAGGCGAAGAACGTCGTCGGGTTGATGGCGACGCTGGCCTATGTCGCGGTCCTCGCCGCGGGCACGTTCATCGCGCTGACCGTGCTGGACCTCGACGGGCTGGTGACGACGCTGCTGGCCGGTGCGGGCGTGGTCGGGCTGGCGCTCGGCTTCGCATTCCAGGACATCGCGTCCAACTTCATCGCGGGCGTCCTGATGGCGATCCGCAACCCCTTCGTGGTCGGTGAGATCATCGAGACGAGCGGGTTCACCGGGACGGTCCGCGAGATCACGCTTCGGTCCACCATCATCGACACGTTCCAGGGGCAGAAGGTGATTCTGCCCAACGCGAAGGTTTACGGCGATCCCATCGTAAACCACTCTGCGCGCGGCGAGCGGCGGATCGACCTCGCGTGCGGCGTCGGCTACGGGGACGACCTCGGGCACGCGCAGCGGGTGGCGGTCCAGGCCGTCGAGGGCCTGTCGATGCGCAAGGAGGGCAAGCCGGTCCAGCTCTACTACACCGAGTTCGGCGACTCGTCGGTCAACTTCACGGTCCGGTTCTGGGTGTCGTTCCAGCGCCAGACGGACTACCTGGAGGCGCAGAGCGAGGCGATCAAGGCGGTCAAGGGAGCCTTCGACCGGTCGGGCGTCACCATCCCGTTCCCCATCCGCACGCTCGACTTCGACCCCAATGGGGGCGTCGATCTGCGGGCGGTGCTCAAGGGCACCGGCGGGGCGCTGGGCGACGGCGAGGCCTAG
- a CDS encoding adenine phosphoribosyltransferase, with protein MPDLAAALRTIPDFPSTGIQFKDLTPVLADPALFAEMLDRLAAPWADAGVTHVVGIEARGYWFGAALAARLGAGFLPARKPGKLPGATLREAYALEYGEDAIELHAADLPAEARVLVHDDVIATGGTAAAACRLVATAGATVVGCSFAVEIAFLDGRATLPDGVPTEAVVVV; from the coding sequence GTGCCCGACCTCGCCGCCGCCCTCCGCACCATCCCCGACTTCCCGTCGACGGGGATCCAGTTCAAGGACCTCACGCCAGTCCTCGCCGACCCGGCGCTCTTCGCCGAGATGCTCGACCGGTTGGCCGCGCCGTGGGCCGACGCCGGGGTGACGCACGTCGTCGGGATCGAGGCCCGCGGCTACTGGTTCGGCGCCGCGCTGGCAGCCCGCCTCGGGGCGGGCTTCCTCCCGGCTCGCAAGCCTGGAAAGCTGCCCGGCGCGACGCTGCGCGAGGCCTACGCGCTCGAATACGGCGAGGACGCCATCGAACTGCACGCCGCCGACCTGCCCGCCGAGGCGCGCGTGCTCGTCCACGACGACGTGATCGCGACCGGCGGCACCGCCGCCGCCGCCTGCCGACTGGTCGCCACGGCCGGGGCGACGGTGGTCGGCTGCTCGTTCGCCGTCGAGATCGCGTTCCTCGACGGCCGCGCGACGCTGCCCGACGGCGTCCCCACCGAGGCGGTCGTGGTGGTGTAG
- a CDS encoding N-acetylmuramoyl-L-alanine amidase, whose translation MLRLALLFLALAVSSPARADADVDVDVERVSFDRSPDGVSVVARVHTSSRVRAYSVDQEEGILELVLYRARLAPAVEQARAVGPVRGYSVGVDHDQVVVRFDVEPGVHVRAYPDRASDDLLLSFSDTPRPRRQAWGGGRPNPSVVTTSPDTPPAGALPPAPATTGVGPVPGGTSVAIPTGAEHWRLDTIVLDAGHGGHDAGGVGIGTTDRDVAFAVVQRLGPMIERELGVRVVYTRDTDTFVEVRDRGRIANQAGGKLFISVHGNAGPSSAYGTETFFLAPRGSARASEVMQRENAVIELESDPSYYADFEEGGDILRSLAMSAYQEESQHLARLIESRFQAAGRRSRGVKQDNFMVLWAASMPAVLVEVGFVTNPDEARYLSSASGLDETARAIFEAVRDYKASYESGLQFGSAE comes from the coding sequence ATGCTTCGCCTCGCCCTCCTCTTCCTCGCGCTCGCAGTGTCGTCGCCCGCACGCGCCGATGCCGATGTCGATGTCGATGTCGAGCGCGTGTCGTTCGATCGCAGTCCGGACGGCGTGTCGGTGGTGGCCCGCGTCCACACATCGAGCCGCGTGCGAGCGTACAGCGTCGACCAGGAGGAGGGGATCCTGGAGCTGGTGCTGTACCGCGCCCGCCTCGCGCCCGCCGTGGAGCAGGCGCGCGCCGTCGGCCCCGTCCGTGGCTACAGCGTCGGGGTGGACCACGATCAGGTGGTCGTGCGGTTCGATGTCGAGCCGGGCGTCCACGTCCGCGCCTACCCGGACCGTGCCAGCGACGACCTGCTGCTGTCGTTCTCCGACACGCCCCGTCCACGGCGACAGGCCTGGGGCGGCGGGCGCCCGAATCCGTCCGTTGTGACGACGTCCCCGGACACGCCGCCTGCGGGCGCCCTCCCCCCTGCTCCGGCGACGACCGGCGTCGGCCCGGTACCCGGCGGCACGTCGGTGGCGATCCCGACGGGCGCCGAGCACTGGCGGCTGGACACGATCGTGCTCGACGCCGGTCACGGCGGCCATGACGCAGGCGGAGTGGGCATCGGGACGACCGACCGGGACGTCGCGTTCGCTGTCGTCCAGCGTCTGGGCCCCATGATCGAGCGCGAGTTGGGCGTGCGCGTCGTCTACACGCGCGACACCGACACGTTCGTCGAGGTCCGCGACCGCGGCCGGATTGCCAACCAGGCAGGCGGCAAGCTGTTCATCTCGGTCCACGGCAACGCCGGGCCGTCGTCGGCTTACGGAACGGAGACGTTCTTCCTGGCGCCGCGCGGCTCTGCCCGCGCCAGCGAGGTCATGCAGCGCGAGAATGCCGTGATCGAGTTGGAGAGCGACCCGAGCTACTACGCCGACTTCGAGGAGGGCGGCGACATCCTCCGCTCGCTCGCGATGAGCGCGTATCAGGAGGAAAGCCAGCACCTCGCACGCCTCATCGAGAGCCGTTTTCAGGCCGCGGGCCGCCGCAGCCGCGGCGTCAAGCAGGACAACTTCATGGTGCTGTGGGCCGCGTCGATGCCCGCCGTGCTCGTGGAGGTCGGCTTCGTGACCAACCCGGACGAGGCGCGGTACCTGTCCTCGGCCTCAGGCCTGGACGAGACGGCGCGCGCCATCTTCGAGGCTGTCCGCGACTACAAGGCGAGCTACGAGAGCGGCCTCCAGTTCGGCAGCGCGGAGTAG
- a CDS encoding RNA polymerase sigma factor, translating to MPPPTDAELVTAYLDEGDQRAFSQLLARHQERIFGYLVGMVRDRDVANDLFQETLYRAIQAMHRRRGSYESQGRWLAWTMRIARNAALDWLRAKKKFTDVDKFSNDEEGPSFWDRLPDEAPEADSLLNRADLWEEVEAAIDQLPPEQREVVLMRHQSELTFREIAELTGVSINTALGRMRYALINLRKILDPEWFEGITADVPGAPKPTDSTPA from the coding sequence ATGCCTCCTCCCACCGACGCCGAACTCGTCACGGCCTATCTCGACGAGGGCGACCAGCGCGCGTTCTCGCAACTCCTGGCCCGGCACCAGGAGCGCATCTTCGGCTACCTCGTCGGCATGGTGCGCGACCGGGACGTGGCCAACGACCTGTTCCAGGAGACGCTGTACCGCGCCATCCAGGCCATGCACCGCCGCCGCGGCTCGTACGAGAGCCAGGGCCGCTGGCTCGCCTGGACCATGCGCATCGCGCGCAACGCGGCCCTCGACTGGCTCCGCGCCAAGAAGAAGTTCACCGACGTCGACAAGTTCAGCAATGACGAGGAGGGGCCGTCGTTCTGGGATCGCCTGCCCGACGAGGCCCCCGAGGCCGACTCGCTCCTCAACCGAGCCGATCTCTGGGAAGAGGTCGAGGCGGCCATCGACCAGCTCCCCCCGGAGCAGCGCGAGGTCGTCCTCATGCGGCACCAGTCGGAGCTGACGTTCCGCGAGATCGCGGAGCTGACCGGCGTCTCGATCAACACGGCCCTCGGCCGCATGCGCTACGCGCTCATCAACCTCCGCAAGATCCTCGACCCCGAGTGGTTCGAGGGCATCACGGCCGACGTGCCGGGCGCCCCGAAGCCCACCGACTCGACCCCGGCCTGA
- a CDS encoding class I SAM-dependent methyltransferase, protein MHPSILPLRAGLALLRVGQSGLPGRAGAALSRAASLRLQRAERPAEAAIDALRTRLRQSADTVEVVDYGAGTRGDKPPVRKVADIYRRAATGAAWGRFLFGLARELRPARVLELGTNLGVGAAHLAAALALNEADGGPETRLVTLEGAPALAALAAGHLARLGHGVSDDPECRVRVVVGPFAETLPGVAEAEGPFDLVFVDGHHEAGAALRYLDVLRPHLADGALIVLDDVEPGRPVREAFEQLRAEAPSAYAGKYGLLVHTAAPGPDSRREGAPAPAARESVPPPTSAGDA, encoded by the coding sequence GTGCACCCGTCCATCCTCCCGCTTCGCGCTGGCCTGGCTCTCCTCCGCGTGGGCCAGTCGGGCCTGCCCGGTCGCGCAGGCGCGGCGCTGTCGCGGGCGGCGAGCCTCCGCCTGCAGCGTGCCGAACGCCCCGCCGAGGCCGCCATCGATGCCCTGCGTACACGCCTCCGGCAGTCGGCCGACACCGTCGAAGTCGTGGACTACGGCGCAGGGACGCGGGGCGACAAGCCGCCCGTCCGCAAGGTGGCGGACATCTACAGGCGCGCGGCGACGGGCGCCGCCTGGGGCCGCTTCCTGTTCGGCCTCGCGCGTGAGCTCCGCCCGGCGCGCGTGCTGGAGCTCGGCACCAACCTGGGTGTCGGCGCGGCGCACCTCGCGGCGGCGCTGGCGCTCAACGAAGCCGACGGAGGCCCCGAGACGCGGCTGGTGACGCTGGAGGGCGCGCCCGCGCTGGCCGCGCTGGCCGCGGGGCACCTCGCCCGCCTCGGCCACGGCGTCAGCGACGACCCGGAGTGTCGCGTGCGCGTGGTGGTCGGGCCGTTCGCCGAGACGCTGCCCGGCGTCGCCGAGGCGGAGGGGCCGTTCGACCTCGTGTTCGTGGATGGGCACCACGAGGCGGGCGCCGCGCTCCGCTACCTCGATGTGCTGCGTCCGCACCTCGCTGACGGCGCGCTGATCGTGCTGGACGACGTGGAGCCCGGTCGGCCGGTCCGCGAGGCGTTTGAGCAACTCCGCGCGGAGGCACCGAGCGCCTATGCAGGCAAGTACGGCCTGCTGGTTCACACGGCCGCTCCCGGCCCGGACTCACGGCGGGAGGGAGCCCCGGCGCCCGCCGCGCGTGAGAGCGTCCCCCCTCCGACTTCCGCTGGCGACGCCTGA
- the radA gene encoding DNA repair protein RadA codes for MAKAKTQYVCQDCGHSSIRWAGQCGGCQAWNTLVEEAVPTAVKAPVMRSGRSVGGDGGSAGGSAPRMAGAYGSTRPQRLRDVTVSERHRLPTGLKEFDRVLGGGAMVGSLTLVAGDPGIGKSTLMTELGRGLDGHTLLYVTGEESAQQVKLRAQRMGIDPDGLFLFPETNVEAILAAAMDLQPDLMVVDSIQTVYRPDLTSAPGSVAQVRESTAALLDVTKTLPTTTFLIGHVTKQGSIAGPRVLEHMVDTVLHFEGDRHHAYRILRAVKNRFGAANELGVFEMREHGLKEIGNPSALFLSERQFGASGSAVVCALEGTRPLMVEVQALVANASYGTPQRTSTGFDTKRLQLLLAVLEKREGLRFSQNDVFLNVAGGVRLDEPAVDLAVALAVASSLKDVPLDSGTAVVGEVGLGGEIRAVSRIETRLTEIKQLGFERAMIPKANAKGLKVPAGLEILPVRRLSEALDLVC; via the coding sequence ATGGCCAAAGCCAAGACCCAGTACGTCTGCCAGGACTGCGGCCACAGCTCGATCCGCTGGGCCGGCCAGTGCGGCGGCTGCCAGGCCTGGAACACCCTCGTCGAAGAAGCGGTGCCGACCGCCGTCAAGGCCCCCGTGATGCGCAGCGGCCGGTCCGTCGGCGGCGACGGCGGCTCGGCCGGGGGCAGCGCGCCGCGGATGGCGGGGGCCTACGGCAGCACCCGGCCGCAGCGGCTCCGCGACGTGACCGTCTCCGAGCGCCACCGCCTGCCGACCGGCCTCAAGGAGTTCGACCGCGTCCTCGGCGGCGGCGCGATGGTCGGCAGCCTGACGCTCGTGGCCGGCGACCCCGGCATCGGCAAATCGACGCTGATGACGGAGCTCGGGCGCGGGCTCGACGGCCACACGCTGCTCTACGTCACCGGCGAGGAGAGCGCCCAGCAGGTCAAGCTCCGCGCCCAGCGCATGGGCATCGACCCGGACGGGCTGTTCCTCTTCCCCGAGACCAACGTCGAGGCCATCCTGGCCGCCGCCATGGATCTCCAGCCCGACCTCATGGTGGTCGACTCGATCCAGACGGTCTACCGCCCGGACCTGACGAGCGCACCGGGCTCCGTGGCCCAGGTCCGCGAGTCGACGGCGGCGCTACTGGACGTGACCAAGACGCTGCCCACAACCACGTTCCTCATCGGCCACGTCACCAAGCAGGGCTCCATCGCCGGGCCGCGCGTGCTGGAGCACATGGTGGACACGGTGCTCCACTTCGAGGGCGACCGGCACCACGCCTACCGCATCCTGCGCGCGGTCAAGAACCGCTTCGGCGCCGCCAACGAGTTGGGCGTGTTCGAGATGCGCGAGCACGGGCTCAAGGAGATCGGCAACCCGAGCGCGCTGTTTCTCTCGGAGCGCCAGTTCGGGGCGTCCGGCTCGGCCGTCGTGTGCGCGCTGGAGGGGACGCGCCCGCTCATGGTGGAGGTGCAGGCGCTGGTCGCCAACGCCAGCTACGGCACGCCGCAGCGCACTTCGACGGGCTTCGACACGAAGCGGCTCCAGCTGCTGCTGGCGGTGCTGGAGAAGCGCGAGGGACTCCGGTTCTCGCAGAACGACGTGTTCCTCAACGTCGCCGGGGGCGTCCGCCTCGACGAACCTGCCGTGGACCTCGCGGTCGCGCTGGCGGTCGCGTCGTCGCTGAAGGACGTGCCGCTGGACTCCGGAACGGCCGTCGTCGGGGAAGTTGGCCTCGGGGGCGAGATCCGGGCAGTGAGCCGCATCGAGACGCGGTTGACGGAGATCAAGCAGCTCGGCTTCGAGCGGGCGATGATCCCGAAGGCCAACGCGAAGGGCTTGAAGGTGCCGGCCGGCCTGGAGATCCTGCCGGTCCGCCGCCTGTCTGAGGCGCTCGACCTCGTCTGCTGA
- a CDS encoding ABC transporter permease, whose translation MEVPPRFADRLRDGLGPLWRVPEGLLQGFGAYVLLIARAFNLPRDLRPSLYARNLATQMVQVGIDSIPIVSLATAFSGGVVVVQAIYQLENPLLPLSIVGTFAEQSILLELGTLVTAFVLCGRVGARIAAELGTMRVKEQIDALEAMGLNSRSYLVVPRVLAGVLMFPVLYVVAASVGMATGAAVAEASGLLTVQTFWEGARLFFRPYDVFFGLVKSLVFGFVITSIACYTGYQAQGGAEGVGEATTRAAVLGCVWVLFADYACAAVLL comes from the coding sequence ATGGAAGTCCCCCCGCGCTTCGCCGACCGCCTCCGCGACGGCCTCGGTCCGCTCTGGCGGGTCCCCGAGGGCCTGCTCCAGGGGTTCGGCGCCTACGTCCTGCTCATCGCGCGGGCGTTCAACCTGCCGCGCGACCTGCGGCCGTCGCTCTACGCGCGCAACCTCGCCACCCAGATGGTGCAGGTGGGCATCGACTCGATCCCGATCGTGTCGTTGGCGACGGCGTTCTCGGGCGGCGTGGTGGTGGTGCAGGCCATCTACCAGCTGGAGAACCCGCTCCTGCCGCTCTCCATCGTGGGCACGTTCGCCGAGCAGTCGATCCTGCTGGAGCTGGGCACGCTGGTGACGGCCTTCGTGCTGTGCGGGCGCGTGGGCGCGCGGATCGCCGCCGAGCTGGGCACGATGCGCGTCAAGGAGCAGATCGACGCGCTGGAAGCGATGGGGCTCAACTCCCGGAGCTACCTCGTGGTGCCGCGCGTGCTCGCGGGCGTGCTCATGTTTCCCGTCCTGTACGTTGTCGCCGCGAGCGTCGGCATGGCGACCGGTGCGGCGGTGGCCGAGGCCTCAGGACTGCTGACCGTGCAGACGTTCTGGGAGGGCGCCCGGCTCTTCTTCCGCCCGTACGACGTGTTCTTCGGGCTCGTGAAGTCACTCGTGTTCGGCTTCGTGATCACCTCCATCGCGTGCTACACCGGCTACCAGGCCCAGGGCGGGGCCGAAGGCGTCGGAGAGGCGACGACGCGAGCGGCCGTGCTCGGCTGCGTCTGGGTCCTCTTCGCCGACTACGCCTGCGCCGCCGTTCTGCTGTGA
- a CDS encoding ABC transporter ATP-binding protein, with amino-acid sequence MIQIRDLTKAFDGSPVLKGVDLDVPEGEVTCIIGRSGSGKSVLMRHIIGLLRPDTGRVLVDGAPLDELTYSELRQVRRKFGVLFQGGALFDSMTARENVEFPLRTFTELSAQEVRDRASECLELVELPDAGPKKPAELSGGQQKRVALARAIAIEPKYILYDEPTSGLDPETSNTIDELIHRLGTTMGTTSVVVTHDMHSVLSIADRIAFVHNGTIPWTGTVDDLHRATDPTLLAFVRANEYKIGAPSQTA; translated from the coding sequence TTGATCCAGATCCGCGACCTCACCAAAGCCTTCGACGGCTCGCCCGTCCTCAAGGGCGTCGACCTCGACGTGCCCGAAGGCGAGGTGACGTGCATCATCGGGCGGTCGGGCTCGGGCAAGAGCGTGCTCATGCGCCACATCATCGGGCTGCTCCGGCCCGACACGGGCCGCGTGCTGGTCGACGGCGCGCCGCTGGACGAGCTGACGTACTCGGAGCTCCGGCAGGTGCGGCGCAAGTTCGGCGTCCTGTTCCAGGGCGGCGCCCTGTTCGATTCGATGACGGCCCGCGAGAACGTCGAATTCCCGCTCCGCACGTTCACCGAGCTGTCGGCACAGGAGGTGCGCGACCGGGCGTCGGAGTGCCTGGAGCTGGTCGAGTTGCCGGACGCCGGGCCGAAGAAGCCCGCCGAGCTGTCGGGCGGCCAGCAGAAGCGCGTCGCGCTGGCCCGCGCCATCGCCATCGAGCCGAAGTACATCCTCTACGACGAGCCCACCTCCGGCCTCGACCCCGAGACCTCCAACACGATCGACGAGCTGATCCACCGCCTCGGCACCACGATGGGCACCACCAGCGTCGTCGTGACGCACGACATGCACTCGGTGCTGTCCATCGCCGACCGGATCGCGTTCGTCCACAACGGGACGATTCCCTGGACCGGCACCGTCGACGACCTCCACCGGGCAACGGACCCCACGCTGCTGGCGTTCGTCCGCGCCAACGAGTACAAGATCGGCGCGCCGTCGCAGACCGCCTAG
- a CDS encoding MlaD family protein, with product MTNEIKVALAILLSAVAIFFGVRFLSGQSLFGGGYEVVAIFDDAQGLTPGALVRLNGVRVGDVRAVDLGPGARQVFVTMAIDGGVEIPRGSTIQTAGLSALGEVNVEITPPVGADAGRPLVAGDTLRATSTPDIFDLIAGESNSLTARADTALIGAVNTFTTLDEILQNSGGDIQAVLSQLRFLTQGATQLIIDERSRIDRTIGSLEAAAANASAVSDRVGRNVEDLSITVGNDVVATSGTVRTLAETNADSVTAAVNNLSSALRRADGQLQQLTALTATLTALTADLDSTLNSPNGTMGLLLNDPTLYYNANAAAAALQQILQDLQADPGRYLGELDGVVKVF from the coding sequence ATGACAAACGAAATCAAGGTCGCGCTGGCGATCCTCCTGTCGGCCGTCGCCATCTTCTTCGGCGTCCGGTTCCTGTCCGGGCAGTCGCTGTTCGGCGGCGGCTACGAGGTGGTGGCCATCTTCGACGACGCGCAGGGGCTGACGCCGGGCGCGCTGGTGCGGCTCAACGGGGTCCGCGTGGGCGACGTGCGGGCGGTGGACCTGGGGCCCGGCGCGCGGCAGGTGTTCGTGACGATGGCCATTGACGGCGGCGTCGAGATCCCGCGCGGGTCGACGATCCAGACGGCGGGGCTGAGCGCGCTCGGCGAGGTCAACGTCGAGATCACGCCGCCCGTCGGCGCCGACGCCGGCCGGCCGCTGGTCGCAGGCGACACCCTCCGGGCGACCTCGACGCCGGACATCTTCGACCTCATCGCGGGCGAGTCCAACAGCCTCACCGCCCGCGCCGACACCGCGCTCATCGGCGCCGTCAACACGTTCACGACGCTCGACGAGATCCTGCAGAACTCGGGTGGCGACATCCAGGCGGTCCTCTCACAGCTCCGCTTCCTGACGCAGGGCGCCACGCAGCTCATCATCGACGAGCGCTCGCGCATCGACCGGACCATCGGCTCGCTGGAGGCGGCGGCAGCGAACGCCTCGGCGGTGTCGGACCGCGTCGGGCGCAACGTCGAGGACCTCTCGATCACCGTCGGCAACGACGTGGTCGCGACGTCGGGCACGGTCCGCACCCTCGCCGAGACCAACGCGGACTCGGTGACGGCGGCGGTCAACAACCTGTCGTCGGCCCTGCGGCGGGCGGACGGCCAGCTCCAGCAGCTCACGGCCCTGACGGCCACCCTGACCGCGCTCACTGCCGACCTCGACTCGACGCTCAACTCGCCCAACGGCACGATGGGTCTCCTGCTCAACGACCCGACGCTCTACTACAACGCCAACGCAGCCGCGGCGGCGCTCCAGCAGATCCTTCAGGACCTCCAGGCCGACCCTGGCCGCTACCTCGGCGAGCTGGACGGCGTCGTGAAGGTGTTCTAG
- a CDS encoding HDIG domain-containing metalloprotein produces the protein MPTYADALALFHVWTETDSLRRHGYAVEASMAEMARLRGGDVEAWRMAGLLHDLDYEKHPSLDEHPTVGVAELARLGYPEDVRTAILGHAPYLGVPRETDMAKALFAVDELSGFVTAVAFVRPDKLDGMTPRSVKKKLKDKRFAAAVSREDIRQGADELGIGLDELIQIVIDGMAREASRLDLA, from the coding sequence ATGCCCACCTACGCCGACGCCCTCGCCCTCTTCCACGTCTGGACCGAGACCGACAGCCTTCGGCGGCATGGCTACGCCGTCGAGGCGAGCATGGCGGAGATGGCGCGGCTCCGCGGCGGCGACGTGGAGGCGTGGCGCATGGCGGGCCTCCTCCACGACCTCGACTACGAGAAGCACCCGTCGCTGGACGAGCACCCGACCGTCGGCGTGGCCGAGCTGGCCCGCCTCGGGTACCCGGAGGACGTGCGGACGGCGATCCTGGGACACGCGCCGTACCTCGGCGTCCCCCGCGAGACCGACATGGCGAAGGCGCTGTTCGCCGTCGACGAGCTGTCCGGCTTCGTGACTGCCGTCGCGTTCGTCCGCCCCGACAAGCTCGACGGCATGACGCCGCGCTCGGTCAAGAAGAAGCTCAAGGACAAGCGGTTCGCGGCGGCAGTGTCGCGGGAGGACATCCGGCAGGGGGCCGACGAACTGGGCATCGGGCTGGACGAGCTGATCCAAATCGTGATCGACGGCATGGCGCGTGAAGCCTCGCGCCTCGATCTGGCGTAG